The following are from one region of the Jeongeupia sp. USM3 genome:
- the nirB gene encoding nitrite reductase large subunit NirB, which produces MKKPKLVVVGNGMAGIRTVEELLTLAPDLYEIAVFGAEPHPNYNRILLSPVLAGEQEFKDIVLNPLSWYAENGIRLHLGKSVARIDRHRRTVVADDGTEEPYDRLLLATGSMPFILPVPGKDLKGVISYRDIYDTETMIETALTKKHAVVIGGGLLGLEAANGLKIRGMDVTVVHLGEWLLDKQLDVTAGKLLQDSLEERGLSFLLQKQTAELVGNDAGEVTAVRFKDGDEVAADLVVMAVGIRPNTALAESAGLHCNRGVVVSDALQTFDPRIYAVGECVSHRGVAYGLVAPLFEQAKVCANHLAQLGIGQYKGSVLSTKLKVTGIDLFSAGDFMGGEGTEDIVLSDPAGGVYKKLVIKDDQLVGACLYGDTADGAWYFKLLREGRKIADLRDHIMFGESAIGDAGVQGQSRAGAMQDSDEVCGCNGVCKGTIVKAIKDKGLFTVDDVKKHTKAASSCGSCTGLVEQILMNTLGTSFQEAPKTKAICGCTDRTHGEVRKAVREHHLTSHKAVYDFLEWRTPNGCATCRPAVNYYLISTWPKEAVDDPQSRFVNERVHANIQKDGTFSVIPQMKGGVTNSSELRRIADVADKYHVPMVKVTGGQRIDLLGVKKEDLVNVWKDLGMQSGHAYGKSIRTVKTCVGSEFCRFGTQNSTQMGIDLETMLANMWSPHKVKLAVSGCPRNCAESGIKDVGVIAVDSGWELYVGGNGGIKTEVAQFLCKVKTSDEVKAYTGAFLQLYREEAYYLDRTVHYIARVGLDYIKQKVVDDADSRRALYERLLYSLEGLPDPWAARIAGAQKNEYIPIKLVEGAPA; this is translated from the coding sequence ATGAAAAAGCCCAAACTCGTCGTCGTCGGCAACGGCATGGCCGGCATCCGTACCGTCGAAGAGCTGCTGACGCTGGCGCCCGATCTGTACGAGATCGCCGTGTTCGGCGCCGAGCCGCACCCGAACTACAACCGCATCCTGCTGTCGCCGGTGCTGGCCGGCGAGCAGGAATTCAAGGACATCGTCCTGAACCCGCTGTCGTGGTACGCGGAAAACGGCATCCGCCTGCATCTGGGCAAGAGCGTCGCGCGGATCGACCGGCACCGCCGCACCGTCGTTGCCGACGACGGCACCGAGGAGCCGTACGACCGGCTGCTGCTCGCGACAGGGTCAATGCCCTTCATCCTGCCGGTGCCGGGCAAGGATCTGAAGGGCGTGATCAGCTACCGCGACATCTACGATACCGAGACGATGATCGAAACCGCCCTGACCAAGAAGCACGCGGTGGTGATCGGTGGCGGGCTGCTGGGGCTGGAAGCGGCCAACGGGCTGAAGATTCGCGGCATGGACGTGACCGTCGTGCATCTGGGCGAGTGGCTGCTCGACAAGCAGCTCGACGTGACCGCCGGCAAGCTGCTGCAGGATTCGCTTGAGGAGCGTGGTTTGTCCTTCCTGCTGCAGAAGCAGACCGCCGAGCTGGTCGGCAACGATGCCGGCGAAGTGACCGCGGTGCGTTTCAAGGACGGCGACGAGGTCGCGGCCGATCTGGTCGTGATGGCCGTCGGCATCCGCCCGAACACCGCACTGGCCGAATCGGCGGGGCTGCACTGCAACCGCGGCGTCGTCGTCAGCGATGCGCTGCAGACGTTCGACCCGCGCATCTACGCGGTCGGCGAGTGCGTCAGCCATCGCGGCGTCGCCTACGGGCTGGTCGCGCCGTTGTTCGAGCAGGCCAAGGTCTGCGCCAACCATCTGGCACAGCTCGGCATCGGCCAGTACAAGGGCTCGGTGCTGTCGACCAAGCTCAAGGTCACCGGCATCGACCTGTTCAGCGCCGGCGACTTCATGGGCGGCGAGGGCACCGAGGACATCGTGCTGTCCGACCCGGCCGGCGGCGTCTACAAGAAGCTCGTGATCAAGGACGACCAGCTCGTCGGCGCCTGCCTGTACGGCGACACCGCCGACGGCGCGTGGTACTTCAAGCTCTTGCGCGAGGGCCGCAAGATCGCCGACCTGCGCGATCACATCATGTTCGGCGAATCGGCGATCGGCGATGCCGGCGTGCAGGGCCAGAGCCGTGCCGGTGCGATGCAGGACAGCGACGAGGTCTGCGGCTGCAACGGCGTGTGCAAGGGCACCATCGTCAAGGCGATCAAGGACAAGGGGCTGTTCACCGTCGACGACGTCAAGAAGCACACCAAGGCGGCGAGTTCGTGCGGCTCGTGTACCGGCCTGGTCGAGCAGATCCTGATGAACACGCTGGGTACCAGCTTCCAGGAGGCGCCGAAGACCAAGGCGATCTGCGGCTGTACCGACCGCACCCACGGCGAGGTGCGCAAGGCCGTCCGCGAGCACCACCTGACCAGCCACAAGGCCGTCTACGACTTCCTCGAATGGCGCACGCCGAACGGCTGCGCGACGTGCCGGCCGGCGGTCAACTACTACCTGATCTCGACCTGGCCCAAGGAGGCCGTCGACGACCCGCAAAGCCGCTTCGTCAACGAGCGCGTCCACGCCAACATCCAGAAGGACGGCACGTTCTCGGTGATTCCGCAGATGAAGGGTGGCGTGACCAACTCGTCCGAATTGCGCCGGATCGCCGACGTCGCCGACAAGTACCACGTGCCCATGGTCAAGGTCACCGGCGGCCAGCGCATCGACCTGCTGGGTGTGAAGAAGGAAGACCTGGTCAACGTCTGGAAGGACCTCGGCATGCAGTCGGGCCACGCCTACGGCAAGTCGATCCGCACGGTGAAAACCTGCGTCGGCAGCGAGTTCTGCCGCTTCGGCACGCAGAACAGCACGCAGATGGGCATCGACCTCGAAACCATGCTCGCCAACATGTGGTCGCCGCACAAGGTCAAGCTCGCCGTCTCCGGCTGCCCGCGCAACTGCGCCGAATCGGGGATCAAGGACGTCGGCGTGATCGCGGTCGACAGCGGCTGGGAGCTGTATGTCGGCGGCAACGGCGGCATCAAGACCGAGGTCGCGCAGTTCCTCTGCAAGGTGAAGACCAGCGACGAGGTCAAGGCGTACACCGGCGCCTTCCTGCAGCTCTACCGCGAGGAGGCGTACTACCTCGACCGCACCGTGCATTACATCGCCCGTGTCGGCCTCGACTACATCAAGCAGAAGGTCGTCGACGACGCGGACTCCCGCCGTGCGCTGTACGAGCGGCTGCTGTATTCGCTCGAAGGGCTGCCCGACCCGTGGGCGGCGCGGATCGCCGGCGCGCAG